Proteins from a single region of Nakamurella deserti:
- a CDS encoding helix-turn-helix domain-containing protein gives MATSRGLRALVAESWFRSAAAGVRADTVHAPITLPDDTLRDHREAHPLARVFPLLEDVLGQAARDCDAILAVSDEAGQLLWLCGSPASLRRAEPIGFVEGSNWDETIAGTNAPGMALRLDESVQVIRAEHFRTSVQRWSCAATPIHDPTTHALLGVLDITGGVAIEVPQTMGMVRAAARMAEAELARDSLQRRTSPEPAAHRADIAVNVESLGRSETLLTVSTGSRNPVTIRLSPRHSEIVLLLACAPRGLSGDELAVLLYEHDTSDSTLRAELKRLRGLLGDELLASRPYRLVAEISADWLAVRARLSAGDVAGALLAYRGPLLPQSTAPGVGRLRAELENELRQAVLTSRQSNLMSTWTRSAWGTDDYGMWRAQYEHLPTTSPLRPLAAAQLRRLDRELGVGQPTLRRP, from the coding sequence GTGGCGACGTCGCGCGGGCTCCGGGCACTGGTGGCCGAGTCGTGGTTCCGGTCGGCGGCGGCGGGCGTCCGGGCCGACACCGTGCACGCACCGATCACGCTGCCCGACGACACCCTGCGCGACCACCGCGAGGCGCATCCGCTGGCCCGGGTCTTCCCGTTGCTGGAGGACGTGCTCGGCCAGGCCGCCAGGGACTGCGACGCGATTCTGGCGGTCAGCGACGAGGCCGGCCAGCTGTTGTGGCTGTGCGGCAGCCCGGCGTCGCTGCGCCGGGCCGAGCCGATCGGTTTCGTCGAAGGCAGCAACTGGGACGAGACTATCGCCGGCACCAACGCCCCCGGGATGGCGCTACGGCTCGACGAGTCCGTGCAGGTGATCCGGGCCGAACACTTCCGTACCTCGGTGCAGCGCTGGAGCTGTGCGGCCACCCCGATCCACGACCCGACGACGCACGCGCTGCTGGGCGTTCTGGACATCACCGGCGGGGTGGCGATCGAGGTGCCGCAGACGATGGGCATGGTCCGGGCGGCGGCCCGGATGGCCGAGGCGGAGTTGGCACGGGACAGCCTGCAGCGCAGGACGTCTCCGGAGCCGGCGGCACACCGGGCGGACATCGCCGTGAACGTCGAGTCGCTGGGTCGCAGCGAGACGCTGCTGACCGTGTCGACGGGTTCCCGGAACCCGGTGACGATCCGGCTGAGCCCCCGGCACTCCGAGATCGTGCTGCTGCTGGCGTGCGCGCCGCGGGGCCTGTCCGGCGACGAACTGGCGGTGCTGCTGTACGAGCACGACACCTCCGACTCGACCCTGCGCGCCGAGCTCAAGCGGCTCCGCGGCCTTCTCGGTGACGAGCTGCTCGCCTCCCGGCCGTACCGGCTGGTCGCCGAGATCAGCGCGGACTGGCTCGCCGTGCGGGCCCGGCTGTCCGCCGGTGACGTCGCCGGCGCCCTGCTCGCCTACCGCGGTCCGCTGCTGCCGCAGTCCACCGCGCCCGGGGTCGGACGGCTCCGCGCGGAACTGGAGAACGAGTTGCGGCAGGCGGTCCTCACCAGTCGGCAGAGCAACCTGATGTCGACCTGGACACGCTCCGCCTGGGGGACCGACGACTACGGGATGTGGCGGGCCCAGTACGAGCACCTGCCCACCACCAGCCCGTTGCGCCCACTGGCCGCAGCTCAGTTGCGTCGGTTGGACCGCGAACTGGGTGTCGGCCAGCCGACCCTGCGTCGCCCCTGA
- the adh gene encoding aldehyde dehydrogenase, giving the protein MTVYSAPGSADSPVTVKSRYGHYIGGEWVDPIKGRYFEDIAPATGQAFTEIARGTAEDIEAALDAAHAAADAWGRMSPAERSNRLLRIADIMEANLEDLAIAECWDNGKAVRETLAADLPLAIDHFRYFAGSLRAQEGGISEIDENTIAYHFHEPLGVVGQIIPWNFPILMAVWKLAPALAAGNAVVLKPAEQTPWSILKLAELIGDVLPAGVLNIVNGFGVEAGKPLASNKRIAKIAFTGETTTGRLIMQYASQNIIPVTLELGGKSPNVFFDDVAAADDAFYDKALEGFTMFALNQGEVCTCPSRALIQSSIASDFLADAVKRVEAIVQGNPLDTATTMGAQASNDQLEKILSYLDIGRQEGAKVLTGGARADLGGELSGGYFVQPTVFQGDNSMRIFQEEIFGPVVSVTTFDDEADALKISNDTLYGLGAGVWTRDSGRAYRMGRGIKAGRVWTNCYHQYPAHAAFGGYKQSGIGRENHKMMLDHYQQTKNLLVSYSPDALGFF; this is encoded by the coding sequence ATGACGGTGTACTCCGCACCCGGCTCGGCCGATTCGCCGGTGACGGTGAAGAGCCGCTACGGGCACTACATCGGCGGCGAATGGGTGGACCCGATCAAGGGTCGGTACTTCGAGGACATCGCCCCGGCGACGGGCCAGGCGTTCACCGAGATCGCGCGCGGCACCGCCGAGGACATCGAGGCGGCGCTGGACGCCGCGCACGCGGCCGCCGACGCCTGGGGACGGATGTCGCCGGCCGAGCGGTCGAACCGGCTGCTCAGGATCGCCGACATCATGGAGGCCAACCTGGAGGACCTGGCGATCGCCGAGTGCTGGGACAACGGCAAGGCCGTCCGGGAGACGCTCGCCGCCGACCTGCCGCTGGCGATCGACCACTTCCGCTACTTCGCCGGCTCGCTGCGCGCCCAGGAGGGCGGCATCTCCGAGATCGACGAGAACACCATCGCCTACCACTTCCACGAGCCGCTGGGTGTGGTCGGCCAGATCATCCCGTGGAACTTCCCGATCCTGATGGCCGTGTGGAAGCTGGCCCCCGCGCTGGCCGCCGGCAACGCGGTCGTGCTCAAGCCCGCCGAGCAGACACCGTGGTCGATCCTCAAGCTCGCCGAACTGATCGGCGACGTGCTGCCGGCCGGCGTCCTCAACATCGTCAACGGCTTCGGCGTCGAAGCGGGCAAGCCGCTGGCCTCGAACAAGCGCATCGCCAAGATCGCCTTCACCGGTGAGACCACCACCGGGCGGCTCATCATGCAGTACGCCTCGCAGAACATCATCCCGGTCACGCTCGAGCTCGGCGGCAAGTCACCGAACGTCTTCTTCGACGACGTGGCCGCCGCCGACGACGCCTTCTACGACAAGGCGCTCGAGGGGTTCACGATGTTCGCCCTCAACCAGGGTGAGGTCTGCACCTGCCCGTCGCGGGCGCTGATCCAGAGCAGCATCGCCAGCGACTTCCTCGCCGACGCGGTCAAGCGGGTCGAGGCCATCGTCCAGGGCAACCCGCTGGACACCGCCACCACGATGGGTGCGCAGGCCTCCAACGACCAGCTGGAGAAGATCCTGAGCTACCTCGACATCGGCCGTCAGGAGGGCGCGAAGGTGCTCACCGGCGGTGCCCGCGCCGATCTCGGGGGTGAGCTGTCGGGCGGATACTTCGTGCAGCCCACGGTGTTCCAGGGTGACAACTCGATGCGGATCTTCCAGGAGGAGATCTTCGGGCCGGTGGTGTCGGTGACCACGTTCGACGACGAGGCCGACGCCCTCAAGATCAGCAACGACACGCTCTACGGCCTGGGCGCCGGCGTCTGGACCCGCGACAGCGGCCGGGCCTACCGGATGGGCCGCGGCATCAAGGCGGGGCGGGTCTGGACCAACTGCTACCACCAGTACCCGGCACACGCCGCGTTCGGTGGGTACAAGCAGTCCGGCATCGGCCGGGAGAACCACAAGATGATGCTGGACCACTACCAGCAGACCAAGAACCTGCTCGTCAGCTACTCGCCCGACGCGCTCGGGTTCTTCTGA
- a CDS encoding DUF779 domain-containing protein, which produces MSVLPGGVHDDPVGDGGIPAVVRRVDATPAAVDLLRTMTDRHGPLMFHQSGGCCDGSSPMCFPDGDFLLGDADVHLGDLPVDGLDRPVPFWMSVAQYEYWKHTHLTVDVVKGRGSGFSVESPEGVRFLIRSRLLSEAEMRGLGLL; this is translated from the coding sequence ATGAGCGTGCTGCCGGGTGGCGTCCACGACGACCCGGTGGGCGACGGTGGAATCCCCGCCGTCGTCCGCCGCGTGGACGCCACCCCGGCGGCGGTGGACCTGCTGCGGACGATGACGGACCGGCACGGGCCCCTGATGTTCCACCAGTCGGGCGGTTGCTGCGACGGCAGCTCGCCGATGTGCTTCCCGGACGGTGACTTCCTGCTCGGTGACGCCGACGTCCACCTGGGTGACCTGCCCGTCGACGGCCTGGACCGGCCGGTGCCGTTCTGGATGTCGGTGGCGCAGTACGAGTACTGGAAGCACACGCACCTGACGGTGGACGTGGTGAAGGGCCGGGGTAGCGGGTTCTCGGTGGAGTCACCGGAGGGGGTGCGCTTCCTGATCCGCTCGCGGCTGCTCAGCGAGGCGGAGATGCGCGGACTGGGGTTGCTGTGA
- a CDS encoding cryptochrome/photolyase family protein, which translates to MPTPEPATTAATTSARPDTVRWLFADQLGPSFLDHPEQRVLLVESRKVFARRRFHRQKAHLVLSAMRHRAAELGERCTYVRADRYADAVRDFGEPLTVCHPTSRSALRLVGRLPGVEVLPARGYATSMEQFDTWVRSRGQRRLLLEDFYRESRRRFDILLDGDEPVGGRWNYDADNREPAPRSGELDVPAPWWPTEDAIDEEVRADLDRWEADGDVSFVGVDGPRRFAATRDEARQALAHFVEHRLDRFGPTEDAVLADDPWMSHSLLSAPLNLGLLEPLEMAHAAEEAYRSGDARLPSVEGFVRQVIGWRDYVWHLYWQQDADYRDRNALRATTSLPEWFAELDGDAVQARCLSTVLGNLRNHGWVHHIPRLMILGNYAMQHGWQPAEVTDWFHRSFVDGYDWVMVPNVVGMSQHADGGVMATKPYAAGGAYIDRMTDFCKGCRYDPKVRVGEKACPYTAGYWAFLHRHKDSFARNHRMAQAVRGLDRLKDLEPLLEQEAHRGSEAP; encoded by the coding sequence GTGCCCACACCCGAGCCCGCGACCACCGCCGCGACCACCTCAGCCCGCCCGGACACCGTCCGCTGGCTCTTCGCCGACCAGCTGGGACCGTCCTTCCTCGACCACCCCGAGCAGCGGGTGCTGCTCGTCGAGTCGCGAAAGGTGTTCGCTCGGCGTCGCTTCCACCGGCAGAAGGCGCACCTGGTGCTGTCGGCGATGCGGCACCGCGCCGCGGAGCTCGGCGAGCGGTGCACCTACGTCCGCGCGGACCGCTACGCCGACGCGGTGCGGGACTTCGGCGAGCCGCTGACGGTGTGCCACCCGACGAGCCGCTCGGCGCTGCGCCTGGTCGGCCGGCTTCCCGGGGTGGAGGTGCTGCCGGCGCGCGGGTACGCGACGTCAATGGAGCAGTTCGACACCTGGGTGCGGTCACGGGGGCAGCGGCGGTTGCTGCTGGAGGACTTCTACCGGGAGTCGCGGCGTCGCTTCGACATCCTGCTCGACGGTGACGAGCCCGTCGGCGGCAGATGGAACTACGACGCGGACAACCGGGAGCCGGCGCCGCGGTCGGGTGAGCTGGACGTCCCCGCGCCGTGGTGGCCGACCGAGGACGCCATCGACGAGGAGGTGCGCGCCGACCTCGACCGCTGGGAGGCCGACGGCGACGTCTCGTTCGTCGGCGTCGACGGCCCGCGCCGGTTCGCCGCCACCCGGGACGAGGCCCGGCAGGCGCTGGCGCACTTCGTGGAGCACCGGCTGGACCGGTTCGGCCCCACCGAGGACGCGGTCCTCGCCGACGATCCGTGGATGTCGCACTCGCTGCTGTCGGCGCCGCTGAACCTCGGTCTGCTCGAACCGCTGGAGATGGCGCACGCCGCCGAGGAGGCCTACCGCTCGGGCGACGCCCGGCTCCCCTCGGTCGAGGGGTTCGTCCGGCAGGTCATCGGCTGGCGCGACTACGTCTGGCACCTCTACTGGCAGCAGGACGCCGACTACCGCGACCGCAACGCCCTCCGGGCGACCACCTCGCTACCGGAGTGGTTCGCCGAGCTCGACGGCGACGCGGTGCAGGCCCGCTGCCTGTCCACGGTGCTGGGCAACCTGCGCAACCACGGCTGGGTGCACCACATCCCGCGGCTGATGATCCTGGGCAACTACGCGATGCAGCACGGCTGGCAGCCGGCCGAGGTCACCGACTGGTTCCACCGCTCGTTCGTCGACGGCTACGACTGGGTGATGGTGCCCAACGTGGTGGGAATGAGCCAGCACGCCGACGGCGGGGTGATGGCGACCAAGCCGTACGCCGCGGGCGGCGCCTACATCGACCGGATGACCGACTTCTGCAAGGGCTGCCGGTACGACCCGAAGGTCAGGGTGGGGGAGAAGGCGTGCCCGTACACCGCGGGCTACTGGGCGTTCCTGCACCGCCACAAGGACAGCTTCGCCCGCAACCACCGGATGGCACAGGCCGTCCGCGGCCTGGACCGGCTGAAGGATCTGGAGCCGCTGCTGGAGCAGGAGGCCCACCGGGGATCCGAGGCACCCTAG
- a CDS encoding 3-oxoacyl-ACP synthase III, translating into MAGNAIHRFRNTSVLAVCAIEAPRVITSDALDARLAEVYQRVGLRPGMMQRLAGISERRWWNKGTTFVDGAAMAGAKAMAEAGVQPGQIGLMINTSVSRAHLEPSTAVAVHHQLGLPSSCHNFDVTNACLGFVNGMQLASAMIDSGQIDYALIVNGEDAEELHEATIARLEERAANAKHVFDNFASLTLGSGAAAMVLGRTDLHPEGHRYLGGATRSASQHNELCVGDMDDMRTDSTGLMNAGIELTLEMWGESAADFGWEHDISRYIIHQVSNVHTKAIAQVLDLDLGLIPLTFPTRGNLGPAAIPLTLASVSGELSQGDRVLLMGIGSGLNASISEIVW; encoded by the coding sequence ATGGCCGGGAACGCCATCCACAGATTCCGCAACACCTCCGTCCTCGCCGTCTGCGCGATCGAGGCGCCGCGGGTCATCACCTCCGACGCGCTCGACGCCCGCCTCGCCGAGGTCTACCAGCGGGTGGGCCTGCGGCCGGGCATGATGCAGCGGCTCGCGGGGATCAGCGAGCGCCGCTGGTGGAACAAGGGCACGACGTTCGTCGACGGGGCCGCGATGGCCGGTGCGAAGGCGATGGCCGAGGCGGGTGTCCAGCCCGGTCAGATCGGGCTGATGATCAACACCTCCGTCAGCCGGGCGCACCTGGAGCCGTCGACCGCCGTCGCCGTGCACCACCAGCTGGGACTGCCCAGCTCGTGCCACAACTTCGACGTCACCAACGCCTGCCTCGGCTTCGTCAACGGCATGCAGCTGGCCTCGGCGATGATCGACAGCGGCCAGATCGACTACGCGCTGATCGTCAACGGTGAGGACGCGGAGGAGCTGCACGAGGCGACCATCGCCCGGCTCGAGGAGCGCGCCGCCAACGCCAAACACGTGTTCGACAACTTCGCGTCGCTGACGCTCGGTTCGGGCGCCGCCGCGATGGTGCTGGGCCGGACCGACCTGCACCCCGAGGGGCACCGCTACCTCGGCGGCGCCACCCGGTCGGCCAGCCAGCACAACGAACTGTGCGTGGGCGACATGGACGACATGCGCACCGACTCGACCGGGCTGATGAACGCCGGGATCGAGCTCACCCTGGAGATGTGGGGCGAGTCCGCGGCCGACTTCGGCTGGGAGCACGACATCAGCCGGTACATCATCCACCAGGTGAGCAACGTGCACACCAAGGCGATCGCGCAGGTCCTGGACCTCGACCTCGGCCTCATCCCGCTGACCTTCCCGACCCGGGGCAACCTGGGCCCGGCGGCCATCCCGCTGACCCTGGCCAGCGTCTCGGGTGAGCTGTCGCAGGGGGACCGGGTGCTGTTGATGGGTATCGGGTCGGGGCTCAACGCCTCGATCTCCGAGATCGTCTGGTGA
- a CDS encoding alpha/beta fold hydrolase, with protein MTGRPFRPRSRTAPATLPPAGLPGLDPSWSRLVDVVDADGITRTFHVLDAGDPDAPAGTLLCVHGNPTWSYLWRRLVADPPPGWRVVAMDHLGMGWSERLPHARTLAQRVDDLGRLTDALGVTGPVVTVAHDWGGILSLGWAERHRDQLRGVVLTNTAVHQPTSSKGPILIRLAHRRLLNELTVHRTPLFVRTTTALSRPKLPADVRDAFSRPYPDTASRAAVSEFVADIPFAAGHPSRPGLDRIADAVPTLDVPALLLWGPKDPVFLEEHLRDLRRRLPQADVHRYERAGHLLPEDAPGYPAVVHDWLSQLGSAPPARRPDPALPPTLTQLHLRRDDTTPAVVGTAGAAISWADLHRRVEAIAAGLAAAGVRPGHRVALLVPPSIDLTVALYAVWRAGAVIVVADKGLGLRGMGRALRSAQLDHVVADTAGLLAAGPMRLPGSRIAVRPPSPVVARLSGARTSLAELERRGAGLPAPAEPGPEAEAAVLFTSGATGPAKGVRYRDGQVRAQLALIRSTYQLTPDDRIVAAFAPFALYGPALGIPSAVPDTDVTQPGTLTAAALADAAARIAGTVVFASPAALRNVLATAGDLTDAQRTVLSRVRLLMSAGAPVPAALLQSLQKVLPRADMHTPYGMTEALPLTDVSLPEILEAGDGDGVCVGRPLAGVELAVVPPDRAGHADGELTDAVGATGEIWARAPHLRDSYDALWVTDRAAAAHPGWHRTGDVGHRDAAGRWWIEGRTAHLVLTDRGPVTPVGVEQRVQRALGDDTTAAVVGVGPAGVQQVVVVLTGTGPVLPDLGLADAVRAAAAPVPVAAVLVREALPVDIRHNSKIDRTALAAWATDTLAGR; from the coding sequence GTGACGGGCAGGCCCTTCCGCCCGCGTTCCCGTACCGCTCCGGCCACGCTGCCGCCGGCCGGACTGCCCGGTCTGGACCCGTCGTGGTCGCGGCTCGTCGACGTCGTCGACGCGGACGGCATCACCCGGACGTTCCACGTCCTGGACGCAGGTGACCCGGACGCCCCGGCCGGCACGCTGCTGTGCGTGCACGGCAACCCGACGTGGAGCTACCTGTGGCGCCGTCTCGTCGCCGATCCGCCGCCCGGCTGGCGGGTGGTCGCGATGGACCATCTCGGCATGGGCTGGTCCGAGCGGCTGCCCCACGCCCGGACGCTGGCGCAGCGGGTCGACGACCTGGGCCGCCTCACCGATGCCCTCGGCGTCACCGGGCCGGTGGTCACCGTCGCCCACGACTGGGGCGGCATCCTGTCCCTGGGCTGGGCCGAACGGCACCGTGACCAGCTGCGCGGCGTCGTCCTGACCAACACCGCCGTGCACCAGCCCACGTCGTCGAAGGGGCCGATCCTCATCCGCCTCGCCCACCGGCGGCTGCTGAACGAGCTCACCGTGCACCGGACGCCGCTGTTCGTGCGCACCACCACCGCACTGAGCCGCCCGAAGCTGCCGGCCGACGTCCGCGACGCCTTCTCCCGGCCCTATCCCGACACGGCCTCCCGGGCCGCGGTGTCGGAGTTCGTCGCCGACATCCCGTTCGCCGCCGGTCACCCGAGCCGGCCCGGCCTCGACCGGATCGCCGACGCCGTCCCCACGTTGGACGTGCCGGCCCTGCTGCTGTGGGGCCCGAAGGATCCCGTGTTCCTCGAGGAGCACCTGCGGGACCTGCGGCGACGGCTGCCGCAGGCCGACGTGCACCGCTACGAGCGGGCCGGCCACCTGCTGCCCGAGGACGCGCCCGGATACCCGGCGGTCGTACACGACTGGCTGTCCCAGCTCGGCTCCGCGCCGCCGGCGCGCCGGCCGGACCCGGCACTGCCGCCCACCCTGACCCAATTGCACCTGCGGCGCGACGACACCACGCCCGCCGTCGTCGGCACCGCCGGCGCCGCGATCAGCTGGGCCGACCTCCACCGCCGGGTCGAGGCCATCGCCGCCGGACTCGCCGCCGCCGGCGTCCGGCCGGGCCACCGGGTGGCGTTGCTGGTGCCGCCGTCCATCGACCTGACGGTGGCGCTGTACGCCGTCTGGCGAGCGGGTGCGGTCATCGTCGTCGCCGACAAGGGACTCGGACTGCGCGGGATGGGCCGGGCGCTGCGCAGCGCCCAGCTCGACCACGTCGTCGCCGACACCGCCGGACTGCTGGCGGCCGGTCCGATGCGGCTGCCCGGCAGCCGGATCGCCGTCCGGCCGCCGTCGCCGGTCGTCGCGCGGCTGTCCGGAGCGCGCACCTCGCTGGCCGAACTGGAACGCCGCGGTGCCGGCCTGCCGGCACCGGCGGAACCAGGTCCGGAAGCCGAGGCAGCGGTGCTGTTCACCTCCGGCGCGACCGGCCCGGCCAAGGGCGTCCGGTACCGGGACGGGCAGGTGCGGGCCCAGCTCGCGCTGATCCGCAGCACCTACCAGCTCACCCCGGACGACCGCATCGTCGCCGCCTTCGCCCCGTTCGCGCTGTACGGACCGGCGCTGGGCATCCCGAGCGCCGTGCCGGACACCGACGTCACCCAGCCCGGCACGCTCACCGCCGCCGCCCTGGCCGACGCGGCCGCGCGGATCGCCGGCACCGTCGTGTTCGCCTCACCGGCCGCGCTGCGCAACGTGCTGGCCACCGCCGGGGACCTCACCGACGCGCAGCGGACCGTGCTGTCCCGGGTCCGGCTCCTGATGAGCGCCGGCGCCCCGGTACCGGCCGCGCTGCTGCAGAGCCTGCAGAAGGTGCTGCCCCGGGCCGACATGCACACGCCGTACGGGATGACCGAGGCGCTGCCGCTGACCGACGTCTCCCTCCCAGAGATCCTCGAGGCCGGCGACGGCGACGGGGTCTGCGTGGGCCGCCCGCTGGCCGGCGTGGAGCTGGCAGTCGTCCCGCCGGACCGGGCCGGGCACGCCGACGGCGAGCTCACCGACGCGGTGGGCGCGACCGGTGAGATCTGGGCGCGGGCGCCGCACCTGCGCGACTCCTACGACGCGCTGTGGGTCACCGACCGCGCCGCGGCCGCGCACCCCGGCTGGCACCGCACCGGTGACGTCGGGCACCGCGACGCCGCGGGACGGTGGTGGATCGAGGGCCGCACCGCCCACCTGGTGCTGACCGACCGGGGACCGGTGACCCCGGTCGGTGTCGAGCAACGCGTCCAACGGGCCCTCGGCGACGACACCACCGCGGCCGTCGTCGGGGTCGGTCCGGCCGGGGTCCAACAGGTCGTCGTGGTGCTGACGGGCACCGGTCCGGTGCTGCCCGACCTCGGCCTCGCCGACGCCGTCCGGGCGGCCGCCGCCCCGGTACCGGTCGCCGCGGTGCTGGTGCGGGAGGCGCTGCCGGTGGACATCCGGCACAACTCCAAGATCGACCGGACCGCGCTGGCGGCGTGGGCGACGGACACGCTGGCCGGCCGGTGA
- a CDS encoding NAD-dependent epimerase/dehydratase family protein, producing MRILLTGATGLMGRLTAERLLARGDDVTVLQRRPAGLDTREILGDVTDAHLVAEACRRQDVVLHLAAKVDAFGAWPDFERVNVGGTAAILAGCRSAGVPRLVNVSSPSVAHAGDDLVGVGASPADPHAARSHYSRSKAMAERAALAANGPDLAVLSIRPHLVWGPGDTQLIARIVERARSGRLPLIGNGAALIDATYVDNAADAMVAAVDAVGRVHGEALVVSNGEPRPVGEVLRRICAAAGVPGPRGRVPARLATAAGAVVEKLWRIDGFASEPPLTRFLAEQLSTAHWFDQRRTREALNWTPAVGMDEGFHRLAASYAAADG from the coding sequence GTGAGGATCCTGTTGACCGGAGCCACCGGCCTGATGGGCCGGCTGACCGCGGAGCGGCTGCTCGCCCGGGGTGACGACGTCACGGTCCTGCAACGCCGCCCGGCCGGTCTGGACACGCGCGAGATCCTCGGGGACGTCACCGATGCCCACCTGGTCGCCGAGGCCTGCCGGCGGCAGGACGTCGTCCTGCACCTGGCCGCCAAGGTCGACGCCTTCGGCGCCTGGCCCGACTTCGAGCGGGTCAACGTCGGCGGTACCGCCGCGATCCTCGCCGGCTGCCGCTCGGCCGGCGTGCCCCGACTGGTCAACGTCTCCTCGCCGTCGGTGGCCCACGCCGGCGACGACCTGGTCGGTGTGGGGGCCTCACCCGCCGACCCGCACGCCGCCCGCAGCCACTACTCGCGGTCCAAGGCGATGGCGGAGCGCGCGGCCCTCGCGGCGAACGGTCCCGACCTCGCGGTGCTGTCGATCCGGCCGCACCTGGTGTGGGGCCCCGGGGACACCCAGCTGATCGCCCGCATCGTCGAGCGTGCCCGATCGGGGCGACTGCCGCTGATCGGCAACGGCGCCGCGCTCATCGACGCCACCTACGTCGACAACGCCGCCGACGCGATGGTCGCCGCGGTCGACGCCGTCGGGCGGGTGCACGGTGAGGCCCTGGTCGTCTCCAACGGCGAGCCCCGACCGGTCGGCGAGGTGCTCCGCCGGATCTGCGCCGCCGCCGGCGTCCCGGGCCCACGTGGACGGGTGCCGGCCCGGCTGGCCACCGCCGCCGGGGCGGTCGTCGAGAAGCTGTGGAGGATCGACGGGTTCGCGTCCGAGCCGCCGCTGACCCGGTTCCTCGCCGAGCAGCTGAGCACCGCCCACTGGTTCGACCAGCGGCGCACCCGGGAGGCGCTGAACTGGACGCCCGCGGTCGGGATGGACGAAGGATTCCACCGGCTGGCCGCGTCCTACGCCGCCGCGGACGGGTGA
- a CDS encoding alpha/beta hydrolase has protein sequence MSSPAGTVQVGRIGRPGSTAPTLVVLHGYGADERDLMGMLPVLGMMLPGVDARVLGIRGFYDVTHRGRPGRSWFPGPVATPPPDDEIAAVGDRITALVTEHTDRAVWLGFSQGMCAAITAVRRRPDVCSGLIALSGFSWPNPQPGDPTMAAEVRAGGGIPAFYGRDPADPAIPGYASAWALDYLRDHTRLTERSYPGIGHSLSMPEITDIVGFLRPLLAR, from the coding sequence ATGAGTTCACCCGCAGGCACCGTCCAGGTCGGCCGGATCGGCCGACCCGGCAGCACCGCGCCGACCCTGGTCGTGCTGCACGGCTACGGCGCCGACGAGCGCGACCTGATGGGCATGCTGCCGGTGCTGGGCATGATGCTGCCCGGCGTCGACGCCCGGGTGCTCGGCATCCGCGGGTTCTACGACGTCACCCACCGCGGGCGCCCCGGGCGTTCGTGGTTCCCTGGACCCGTGGCCACCCCGCCACCGGACGACGAGATCGCCGCCGTCGGCGACCGCATCACCGCACTGGTCACCGAACACACCGACCGCGCCGTGTGGCTCGGCTTCTCGCAGGGCATGTGCGCGGCCATCACGGCGGTCCGCCGGCGCCCCGACGTGTGCAGCGGGTTGATCGCCCTCAGCGGCTTCAGCTGGCCGAACCCCCAACCGGGAGACCCGACCATGGCCGCCGAGGTCCGCGCGGGCGGCGGCATCCCGGCGTTTTACGGCCGCGACCCCGCCGACCCGGCCATCCCCGGCTACGCGAGCGCGTGGGCGCTGGACTACCTGCGCGACCACACCCGGCTCACCGAACGCAGCTATCCCGGGATCGGGCACAGCCTGTCGATGCCCGAGATCACCGACATCGTCGGCTTTCTGCGGCCGCTGCTGGCGCGCTGA
- a CDS encoding alpha/beta fold hydrolase gives MASFVLVPGAGGDPGYWYRVVPPLTGAGHVVVAVDLPNHDGVTLTDQVDAVVAAAVSAPRPVVLVAQSMGGQLAPAVCDRMPVDALVYLNAMIPAPGETAGAWWDAVGQSDAAHAAAVRDGRDPDTDVGPEAIFFHDLPDDVVAVLAAGEGRMPPDSLFTSPQPTRTHPTVPTLVLAGRDDRLFPAELQQRVAHQRVDVDVEILPGGHLLALSQPIVLVTRLLSLLDALCDDRPRVGRVSAPAAAAESRRCR, from the coding sequence GTGGCGTCGTTCGTGCTGGTCCCGGGAGCGGGCGGCGACCCGGGCTACTGGTACCGGGTCGTACCGCCGCTGACCGGGGCCGGGCACGTCGTCGTCGCGGTCGACCTGCCGAACCACGACGGCGTCACCCTGACCGACCAGGTGGACGCCGTCGTGGCCGCGGCGGTGTCGGCACCACGTCCGGTCGTCCTCGTCGCCCAGTCGATGGGCGGCCAGCTGGCGCCGGCGGTGTGCGACCGGATGCCGGTCGACGCGCTGGTGTACCTCAACGCCATGATCCCGGCGCCGGGTGAGACGGCCGGGGCGTGGTGGGACGCGGTCGGTCAGAGCGACGCCGCTCACGCGGCGGCCGTGCGCGACGGACGCGACCCCGACACCGACGTCGGCCCGGAGGCGATCTTCTTCCACGATCTGCCCGACGACGTGGTCGCGGTCCTCGCCGCCGGCGAGGGCCGGATGCCTCCGGACTCGCTCTTCACCTCCCCGCAACCGACGCGCACGCACCCGACGGTGCCCACCCTGGTGCTGGCCGGCCGCGACGACCGGCTGTTCCCGGCGGAGCTGCAGCAGCGGGTGGCGCACCAGCGCGTCGACGTCGACGTCGAGATCCTGCCCGGTGGGCACCTTCTCGCGCTGTCCCAGCCGATCGTGCTGGTGACGCGGCTGCTCTCGCTGCTCGACGCGCTCTGCGACGACCGACCCCGGGTAGGCCGGGTCAGCGCGCCAGCAGCGGCCGCAGAAAGCCGACGATGTCGGTGA